A section of the Pseudomonas prosekii genome encodes:
- a CDS encoding CsiV family protein: MRLFRSLTLLVALVATPTAFADDLYQVEMILVRQNAVPAIVSRAAPEDWSGGAQRLSPDNVRTPSLNGEVEKLTASNDYTVLLHKAWQQTLGEQPSKIAISDGAEQFGQFPIEGTLSLKLGRFTDVDADFWVNQIDANGLVTASERLKQESHTKNGQLNFLDNGHLGLLIKITSLTAPAPRPVPDEIPD, encoded by the coding sequence ATGCGCCTGTTTCGCTCACTGACCTTGTTGGTTGCACTGGTCGCCACACCCACGGCGTTTGCCGACGACTTGTATCAAGTCGAAATGATTCTGGTCCGGCAAAACGCCGTGCCGGCGATTGTCAGCCGTGCCGCCCCGGAAGATTGGTCCGGCGGCGCCCAACGCCTGAGCCCGGACAACGTGCGCACGCCGAGCCTGAACGGCGAAGTGGAAAAGCTCACCGCGAGCAACGATTACACAGTGTTGCTGCACAAGGCCTGGCAACAGACGCTCGGCGAACAACCAAGCAAGATTGCGATCAGCGACGGCGCGGAACAGTTCGGACAATTCCCGATCGAGGGCACGCTGAGCCTGAAACTCGGGCGTTTCACCGACGTCGATGCCGATTTCTGGGTCAATCAGATCGACGCCAACGGCCTGGTCACCGCCAGCGAACGCCTGAAACAGGAAAGCCACACCAAGAACGGCCAGCTGAATTTCCTCGATAACGGCCACCTCGGCCTGCTGATCAAGATCACCTCGTTGACCGCCCCGGCACCTCGGCCAGTCCCCGATGAAATTCCGGACTGA
- a CDS encoding DEAD/DEAH box helicase, with the protein MAATLSKPLAPSWVSRFKEQSLERGRRYALENRVRIVEAGDATIVAACEGSGGNVYRQTIRLRESAKATLLMVDATCSCPVRTNCKHCAAVLLKVQETLAYPAAAQDAELLEKLQAVLENRSPKAPPQVLVENVQPLPRLWLASIEFSAFEPRNGKMQRYIQHRAALSFSYLDEYVSGQKNADVLIRQETQTLRIKRQPEVEQAYREQLRILGFKIATRQSKALPESAGELFEMVNDSAWLTFTLNDLPKLRSQGWELQIDEDFGFDLTAVDDWYATVEQAPERDWFDLELGIIVNGERLSLLPILLNLMRSHTEILNPERLARRRDDELILVNIPNRPNSEYGPLQVALPFGRLKPVLATLGEFYLQGPGETTLRLSKADAIRLNPLEGMPLLWEGGEQIRTFAQRLRDIKDFTSTAPQGLNATLRPYQLEGLSWMQSLRQLEVGGILADDMGLGKTLQTLAHILSEKIAGRLDRPSMVVMPTSLIPNWLDEAAHFTPQLKVLALYGATRKKHFDNLADYDLILTTYALLPKDVETLAAVPLHVLVLDEAQYIKNPNSKAAQAARELNARQRLCLSGTPLENHLGELWSLFHFLLPGWLGDVKSFNRDYRVPIEKRGSEVRLQHLNGRIKPFLLRRTKEQVATELPPKTEIIHWVDLNEAQRDVYETMRLAMDKKVRDEITRKGVARSQIIILEALLKLRQVCCDLRLVNDAVLPVRGGTSGKLDSLMEMLEELFAEGRRILLFSQFTSMLALIEEELKKRGVEYAILTGQTRDRRAPVKDFQSGKRQIFLISLKAGGVGLNLTEADTVIHYDPWWNPATENQATDRAYRIGQEKPVFVYKLIARGTVEEKIQHLQKEKSDLAAGVLDGRSAGDWKLQSDDIEALFAPLPDKLEKR; encoded by the coding sequence ATGGCCGCGACCCTGAGCAAACCCCTGGCACCTTCCTGGGTCAGCCGATTCAAGGAGCAGAGCCTGGAGCGTGGCCGCCGCTACGCTTTGGAAAATCGCGTCAGGATCGTCGAGGCCGGCGACGCGACCATCGTCGCCGCGTGTGAAGGCTCGGGCGGCAACGTCTACCGTCAGACCATTCGCTTGCGCGAGTCAGCCAAAGCCACATTGCTGATGGTCGACGCGACGTGCTCGTGCCCGGTGCGCACTAACTGCAAACACTGCGCGGCGGTGCTGCTCAAAGTGCAGGAAACCCTCGCCTACCCCGCCGCCGCGCAAGACGCCGAACTGCTGGAAAAACTCCAGGCGGTTCTGGAAAACCGCAGCCCGAAAGCGCCGCCGCAAGTGCTGGTGGAAAACGTGCAACCGCTACCGCGCCTGTGGCTGGCGAGCATCGAGTTCAGCGCGTTCGAGCCGCGCAACGGCAAGATGCAGCGCTACATCCAGCATCGCGCGGCGCTGTCGTTCAGTTATCTGGATGAATACGTGTCCGGGCAGAAGAATGCCGACGTGCTGATTCGCCAGGAAACCCAGACCTTACGGATAAAACGCCAGCCGGAAGTCGAACAGGCCTACCGGGAACAGCTGCGAATTCTCGGCTTCAAGATCGCCACCCGGCAGAGCAAAGCCCTGCCGGAAAGCGCTGGCGAATTGTTCGAGATGGTCAACGACAGTGCCTGGCTGACCTTTACCCTCAATGACTTGCCGAAGCTGCGCAGCCAGGGTTGGGAACTGCAGATCGACGAGGATTTCGGTTTCGACCTGACCGCGGTGGACGACTGGTACGCCACCGTCGAACAAGCGCCGGAGCGCGACTGGTTTGATTTGGAACTGGGCATCATCGTCAACGGCGAGCGCCTGAGCCTGCTGCCGATCCTGTTGAACCTGATGCGCTCGCACACCGAAATCCTCAACCCGGAACGTCTTGCCCGGCGTCGCGACGACGAGCTGATTCTGGTGAACATCCCCAATCGGCCGAATTCCGAGTACGGCCCGCTGCAAGTCGCCCTGCCCTTCGGTCGCTTGAAACCAGTGCTGGCGACGCTCGGCGAGTTCTATCTGCAAGGCCCGGGCGAAACCACGCTACGCCTGAGCAAGGCCGACGCGATACGCCTGAACCCGCTCGAAGGCATGCCGCTGTTGTGGGAAGGTGGCGAGCAGATTCGCACCTTTGCCCAGCGCCTGCGCGACATCAAGGACTTCACCTCGACCGCTCCGCAAGGCTTGAACGCAACGTTGCGGCCCTATCAGCTCGAAGGTTTGAGCTGGATGCAGTCGCTGCGGCAACTGGAAGTCGGCGGGATTCTGGCGGACGACATGGGTTTGGGAAAAACCCTACAGACCCTGGCGCATATTCTCAGCGAGAAAATCGCCGGGCGGCTCGATCGGCCGAGCATGGTGGTGATGCCGACCAGCCTGATCCCCAACTGGCTCGATGAAGCAGCGCACTTTACGCCGCAGCTCAAAGTACTGGCGTTGTACGGCGCCACGCGCAAAAAGCATTTCGACAATCTGGCCGATTACGACCTGATCCTCACAACCTATGCGCTGCTGCCCAAGGACGTCGAAACCCTCGCCGCCGTGCCGCTGCACGTGTTGGTGCTGGATGAAGCGCAGTACATCAAGAATCCCAACAGCAAGGCTGCCCAGGCTGCTCGCGAGCTGAACGCGCGGCAGCGTTTGTGCCTGAGCGGCACACCGCTGGAAAACCACTTGGGCGAGCTGTGGTCGCTGTTCCACTTCCTGCTGCCCGGCTGGCTCGGCGATGTGAAAAGCTTCAACCGCGATTACCGCGTGCCGATCGAAAAGCGCGGCAGCGAAGTGCGGCTGCAGCACCTCAACGGTCGGATCAAACCGTTTTTGCTGCGCAGGACCAAAGAACAAGTCGCGACGGAATTGCCACCCAAAACCGAGATCATCCACTGGGTCGACCTCAACGAAGCCCAGCGCGACGTGTACGAAACCATGCGCCTGGCGATGGACAAGAAAGTCCGCGACGAGATCACCCGCAAAGGCGTGGCCCGCAGCCAGATCATCATTCTGGAAGCGCTGCTGAAGTTGCGGCAGGTGTGTTGCGATTTGCGTCTGGTCAACGACGCCGTGCTGCCGGTGCGCGGTGGCACGTCAGGCAAGCTCGACAGCTTGATGGAAATGCTCGAAGAACTGTTCGCAGAAGGACGGCGGATTCTGCTGTTCTCGCAGTTCACTTCGATGCTGGCGTTGATCGAAGAAGAGCTGAAAAAGCGTGGTGTCGAATACGCGATTCTGACCGGACAAACCCGTGACCGCCGCGCGCCGGTCAAGGACTTCCAGAGCGGCAAGCGGCAGATTTTTCTGATCAGTTTGAAGGCGGGTGGCGTCGGCCTGAACCTGACCGAAGCAGACACGGTGATCCATTACGATCCGTGGTGGAACCCAGCGACAGAGAATCAGGCGACTGACCGCGCGTATCGCATTGGCCAGGAAAAACCGGTGTTCGTTTACAAGCTGATCGCGCGTGGCACCGTCGAAGAAAAGATTCAGCACCTGCAAAAGGAAAAGTCCGACCTCGCGGCGGGCGTGCTGGATGGACGTTCGGCGGGCGACTGGAAACTGCAGAGCGATGATATTGAAGCGCTGTTTGCGCCGTTGCCGGACAAGCTGGAGAAGCGTTGA
- a CDS encoding DEAD/DEAH box helicase, which yields MTTLVEHLQARPWTRAFSHSALEKARRYVAEGRVSIEQSVDRLVLASCEGSKSLPYDQCIQLERDDDGTHQLLCVCSCPVGSHCKHCAAVIYILTGDNLEASDGSAQVQLNRELQRWLDDLPDASKTTDEPSQNTGTRLVYKLRPTKVAGKFTLQVFRVRQLKSGVMQDITALYSLSDLLLRQPGYLTELDLRIARLVVAVHSHHAHYDGYPLQGSSGAELLELCLRTSRLFFDVEQLQVLSPGQPRTGQFAWAEQSDGSFRAQWSSEEAPAETILALEPLYYLDRERLQVGPLRNEMDEKLACHLSLAPDIPALQAMQFSHRLNAVSQFVTPPHALTERVIDDVFPQPHLTLASGKRYVRWQHEPEHRAALAFTYNGHPASDRNPEVLVLAGTETQRIQRKPAVEKVLRSALQKYGFKKATRKSNLDRPGEMFALPDDSAWLTFVQDGLPLLRAKNWLIDIADGFDFNLQAVDDWYAEVEEEAGHQWFDLQLGIVVNGERHSLLPILLQLIRRQPQLLDPASLAKRNDDEQLLIELGGVGFGAKSLSKVALPYGRIKPLMATLGELYLGSHDGDSLRLTAPDAARLSGLEGLPLVWQGGERLRSFAQKLRQSTHAHVPAPAGLNATLRPYQLEGLNWMQTLRELEVGGILGDDMGLGKTLQTLAHLLTEKHAGRLDRPALAVMPTSLIPNWLDEAQRFTPQLKVLALHGAARQKDFDHLAEYDLVLTTYALLPRDLEILQTQVWSVLILDEAQNIKNPLSKAAQAALDLQASQRLCLSGTPLENHLGELWSQFHFLLPGWLGDSKTFTRDYRTPIEKHGNSQQMQHLTARIKPFLLRRKKDQVATELPSKTEIVHWVDLSDGQRDVYETVRVAMDKKVRDEIARSGVGRGQIIILDALLKLRQVCCDLRLIKAPLSAKALRSGSGKLVSLMEMLEELLSEGRKILLFSQFTSMLALIEEELQQRAIGYSLLTGDTSDRRTPVKDFQSGNVPLFLISLKAGGTGLNLTAADTVIHFDPWWNPAVENQATDRAYRIGQNKPVFVYKLIARGTVEEKIQALQQEKAALAGAVLEGGTTGGWKLEQGDIEALFAPLPVAKS from the coding sequence ATGACCACGTTAGTAGAGCATCTGCAAGCACGGCCCTGGACGCGGGCGTTCAGCCACAGCGCGCTGGAAAAGGCACGTCGCTACGTCGCCGAGGGGCGGGTATCCATCGAGCAGTCGGTTGATCGTCTGGTGCTCGCGTCCTGCGAAGGCTCGAAATCCCTGCCGTATGACCAGTGCATCCAGCTTGAGCGCGATGACGATGGCACCCACCAGCTCTTGTGCGTTTGCAGCTGTCCCGTTGGCAGCCATTGCAAACACTGCGCCGCCGTCATTTATATCCTCACCGGCGATAACCTTGAGGCATCAGACGGCAGCGCTCAGGTTCAATTGAACCGTGAATTGCAGCGCTGGCTCGACGATCTTCCAGACGCCAGCAAAACCACTGATGAACCCTCGCAAAACACTGGCACGCGCCTGGTTTACAAGCTCAGACCGACAAAAGTCGCCGGCAAATTCACCCTCCAGGTGTTCCGGGTTCGTCAACTCAAAAGCGGTGTGATGCAAGACATCACCGCGTTGTATTCGCTGTCCGATCTGTTGCTGCGTCAGCCTGGCTACTTGACCGAACTCGACCTGCGAATCGCCCGATTGGTGGTTGCCGTTCACTCCCATCACGCCCATTACGACGGCTATCCGTTACAGGGCAGCAGTGGTGCAGAGCTGCTGGAGCTGTGTCTGCGTACCTCGCGACTGTTTTTTGATGTCGAACAACTGCAGGTCTTGTCTCCGGGGCAGCCGCGCACTGGCCAGTTCGCCTGGGCGGAACAATCCGACGGCAGTTTCCGTGCGCAGTGGAGCAGCGAAGAGGCGCCGGCGGAGACCATTCTGGCGCTGGAGCCTTTGTATTATCTGGATCGCGAGCGGCTGCAAGTCGGGCCGCTGCGCAACGAAATGGACGAAAAACTCGCCTGCCACTTGTCGTTGGCCCCGGACATTCCGGCGCTTCAGGCGATGCAATTCAGCCACCGACTCAACGCCGTTTCGCAGTTTGTGACGCCACCGCACGCGCTGACCGAACGCGTCATCGATGACGTATTTCCTCAACCTCACCTGACCCTCGCCAGCGGCAAACGCTACGTGCGTTGGCAGCATGAGCCCGAACACCGCGCCGCGTTGGCGTTCACCTACAACGGCCACCCGGCGTCGGACCGAAACCCCGAAGTGCTGGTGCTCGCGGGCACGGAAACCCAGCGCATCCAGCGCAAACCTGCGGTAGAAAAAGTGCTGCGCAGCGCCTTGCAGAAATACGGTTTCAAAAAGGCTACGCGCAAAAGCAACCTGGACCGTCCCGGTGAAATGTTTGCGTTACCGGATGATTCGGCATGGCTGACGTTCGTCCAGGACGGGCTGCCGCTGTTGCGCGCGAAAAACTGGCTGATCGATATCGCCGATGGCTTCGACTTCAATCTGCAGGCAGTGGACGATTGGTACGCCGAGGTCGAGGAAGAGGCCGGGCATCAGTGGTTTGATCTGCAACTGGGCATCGTCGTCAACGGCGAGCGGCACAGCCTGTTACCCATTTTGCTGCAACTGATCCGTCGTCAGCCGCAACTGCTCGACCCCGCGAGCCTGGCCAAGCGCAACGATGACGAACAGCTGTTGATTGAGCTGGGCGGTGTCGGCTTCGGCGCCAAGTCGCTGAGCAAAGTTGCGTTGCCTTACGGCCGAATCAAACCGCTGATGGCCACGCTCGGCGAGTTGTACCTGGGTTCGCACGACGGCGATTCATTGCGTCTGACCGCGCCGGATGCGGCGCGCCTCAGCGGGCTCGAAGGGTTGCCGCTGGTGTGGCAGGGCGGTGAGCGGCTGCGCAGCTTTGCACAGAAGTTACGTCAATCGACCCATGCGCACGTACCGGCGCCCGCCGGGCTCAACGCGACGTTGCGCCCGTATCAGCTCGAAGGGCTGAACTGGATGCAAACCCTGCGCGAGCTCGAAGTCGGCGGCATTCTGGGCGACGACATGGGGCTGGGCAAAACCCTGCAGACCCTCGCGCACCTGCTCACCGAGAAGCATGCCGGTCGCCTGGATCGCCCGGCGCTGGCGGTCATGCCGACCAGTCTGATCCCCAACTGGCTCGATGAGGCGCAGCGTTTTACCCCACAGTTGAAAGTCTTGGCGCTGCACGGCGCGGCGCGGCAAAAAGACTTCGATCACCTCGCCGAATACGATCTGGTATTGACCACCTACGCGCTGCTGCCGCGCGATTTGGAGATTCTGCAAACGCAGGTCTGGAGCGTGCTGATCCTCGACGAAGCGCAGAACATCAAGAACCCGCTGAGCAAAGCCGCACAGGCTGCCCTTGATCTGCAAGCGAGCCAGCGTTTGTGCCTGTCCGGCACGCCGCTGGAGAATCACCTCGGCGAGTTGTGGTCGCAGTTTCACTTCTTGCTGCCCGGCTGGCTGGGCGACAGTAAAACCTTCACTCGCGACTACCGCACGCCGATCGAGAAACACGGCAATAGCCAGCAGATGCAGCACCTGACAGCGCGAATCAAACCGTTTCTGTTGCGCCGCAAAAAAGACCAGGTCGCCACCGAATTGCCGTCGAAAACCGAGATTGTGCATTGGGTCGATCTCAGTGACGGCCAACGCGATGTCTATGAAACCGTGCGCGTGGCGATGGATAAAAAGGTTCGCGACGAAATCGCCCGCAGCGGCGTCGGGCGCGGCCAGATCATCATCCTCGATGCGCTGCTGAAGTTGCGTCAGGTCTGCTGTGATCTGCGCTTGATCAAGGCACCGCTGAGCGCCAAAGCCCTGCGTTCCGGCAGCGGAAAACTCGTCAGTTTGATGGAAATGCTCGAAGAGCTGCTCAGCGAGGGTCGCAAGATTCTGCTGTTTTCGCAGTTCACTTCGATGCTCGCATTGATCGAGGAAGAGCTGCAGCAACGCGCTATCGGCTATTCATTGTTGACCGGCGATACCAGCGATCGGCGCACGCCGGTGAAGGATTTCCAGAGCGGTAACGTGCCGCTGTTTCTGATCAGTCTGAAGGCGGGCGGTACCGGTTTGAACCTGACGGCGGCGGACACGGTGATCCATTTCGACCCGTGGTGGAATCCGGCGGTGGAGAATCAGGCCACCGACCGCGCCTATCGGATCGGGCAGAACAAACCGGTGTTCGTCTATAAGCTGATCGCGCGCGGCACCGTGGAAGAGAAAATTCAGGCGCTGCAGCAGGAGAAAGCTGCACTGGCCGGCGCGGTGCTCGAGGGCGGGACGACGGGAGGCTGGAAGTTGGAGCAGGGTGATATCGAGGCGTTGTTTGCGCCGTTGCCGGTTGCCAAAAGTTGA
- a CDS encoding S-methyl-5'-thioinosine phosphorylase, with protein MTVYAIIGGTGLTQLEGLSIRQSLAVDTPYGAPSAEVHIGEYAGKEVLFLARHGHPHRLPPHQVNYRANLWALKQAGAEAILAVNAVGGIHAAMGTGHFCVPHQLIDYTSGREHTFFAGDLDNVTHIDFSYPYSEPLRQQLIAALAAEGVGYSSHGVYACTQGPRLETVAEIARLERDGCDIVGMTGMPEAALARELDLAYACLALVVNPAAGKSTAVITMAEIEQALHDGMGKVKSTLARVLAG; from the coding sequence ATGACGGTTTACGCGATTATCGGTGGCACCGGCCTGACCCAGCTCGAAGGCTTGAGCATTCGTCAGTCACTGGCGGTGGACACCCCGTACGGCGCGCCTTCAGCCGAGGTGCATATCGGCGAATACGCCGGCAAGGAAGTGCTGTTTCTCGCCCGCCACGGCCACCCGCATCGTCTGCCGCCGCATCAGGTCAACTACCGCGCCAACCTCTGGGCGCTGAAGCAGGCCGGCGCCGAAGCGATTCTCGCGGTAAACGCCGTTGGCGGCATCCATGCGGCGATGGGCACCGGGCATTTCTGCGTGCCACATCAATTGATCGACTACACCAGCGGACGCGAACACACGTTCTTCGCCGGCGACCTCGATAACGTCACCCACATCGATTTCAGCTACCCGTACAGCGAGCCACTGCGCCAGCAATTGATTGCCGCGCTGGCCGCCGAAGGCGTTGGCTACAGCAGTCATGGCGTGTACGCCTGCACCCAGGGTCCGCGTCTGGAAACCGTGGCGGAAATCGCCCGACTGGAACGCGACGGCTGCGACATCGTCGGCATGACCGGCATGCCGGAGGCGGCATTGGCGCGTGAGCTGGACCTGGCTTACGCCTGCCTGGCGCTGGTGGTCAACCCGGCAGCGGGCAAGTCCACGGCAGTAATTACCATGGCCGAAATCGAGCAGGCATTGCACGATGGCATGGGCAAGGTCAAATCGACACTGGCTCGCGTTCTGGCAGGTTGA
- the nagZ gene encoding beta-N-acetylhexosaminidase, with product MTAGLQGSLMVDVAGTWLTAEDRQLLRQPEVGGLIIFARNIEHPRQVRELSAAIRAIRPDLLLAVDQEGGRVQRLRQGFVRLPAMRAIADNPNAEYLAEQCGWIMATEVLAVGLDLSFAPVLDLDYQRSAVVGTRSFEGDPERAALLAGAFIRGMNSAGMAATGKHFPGHGWAEADSHVAIPNDERSLEEIRANDLVPFARLSKQLAAVMPAHVIYPQVDAQPAGFSRRWLQDILRGELQFDGVIFSDDLSMAGAHVVGDAASRIEAALSAGCDMGLVCNDRAAAELALSAAQRMKVKPSPRIARMRGQSFAGTEYRQDPRWLAAVGALKEAQLIE from the coding sequence ATGACTGCTGGCCTGCAAGGCTCGTTGATGGTGGACGTCGCCGGTACCTGGCTGACGGCCGAAGATCGCCAATTGTTGCGTCAGCCCGAAGTGGGCGGCCTGATCATTTTCGCGCGCAATATCGAGCATCCACGCCAGGTCCGCGAATTGAGTGCGGCGATCCGCGCCATTCGTCCTGACCTGTTGCTCGCGGTGGACCAGGAGGGCGGTCGGGTTCAGCGTCTGCGTCAAGGCTTCGTGCGTTTGCCGGCGATGCGCGCGATTGCCGACAATCCCAATGCCGAATACCTCGCCGAACAATGCGGCTGGATCATGGCCACTGAGGTTCTCGCCGTCGGCCTCGACCTCAGCTTCGCGCCGGTGCTGGACCTCGATTATCAACGCAGCGCCGTGGTCGGCACTCGTTCGTTTGAAGGCGATCCCGAGCGCGCAGCGTTGCTCGCTGGCGCCTTTATTCGCGGGATGAACAGCGCCGGCATGGCCGCCACCGGCAAGCATTTTCCGGGGCACGGTTGGGCGGAAGCGGATTCACACGTCGCTATTCCGAACGACGAACGCAGCCTCGAAGAAATCCGCGCCAACGATCTCGTGCCATTCGCGCGCCTGAGCAAACAACTGGCCGCCGTCATGCCGGCCCACGTCATTTATCCACAAGTCGACGCTCAGCCGGCCGGTTTCTCCCGGCGCTGGTTGCAGGACATCCTGCGCGGCGAATTGCAGTTCGATGGCGTCATCTTTAGTGACGATCTTTCCATGGCCGGCGCCCACGTGGTCGGCGATGCTGCGAGCCGCATCGAAGCCGCGTTAAGTGCCGGTTGCGACATGGGCCTGGTGTGCAACGACCGCGCCGCCGCAGAACTGGCATTGAGTGCCGCGCAACGAATGAAGGTCAAGCCATCGCCGCGTATCGCGCGGATGCGCGGGCAATCGTTCGCCGGCACTGAATACCGCCAGGACCCACGCTGGCTCGCCGCTGTCGGCGCGTTGAAAGAAGCTCAATTGATTGAATAA
- a CDS encoding TetR/AcrR family transcriptional regulator, which yields MAQSETVERILDAAEQLFAEKGFAETSLRLITSKAGVNLAAVNYHFGSKKALIQAVFSRFLGPFCLSLDKELERRQAKPENKPTLEELLEILVEQALVVQPRSGNDLSIFMRLLGLAFSQSQGHLRRYLEDMYGKVFRRYMMLVNEAAPRIPPIELFWRVHFMLGAAAFSMSGIKALRAIAETDFGVNTSIEQVMRLMVPFLAAGMRAETGVTDTAMATAQLRPRSKSAPLAAKV from the coding sequence ATGGCCCAGTCGGAAACCGTTGAACGCATTCTCGATGCTGCCGAGCAGTTGTTCGCGGAAAAAGGTTTTGCTGAAACCTCGTTGCGTTTGATTACCAGCAAGGCTGGGGTCAATCTGGCGGCGGTGAATTATCATTTCGGCTCCAAGAAGGCGCTGATCCAGGCGGTTTTCTCGCGCTTCCTCGGACCTTTCTGCCTCAGTCTCGATAAAGAGCTGGAGCGCCGTCAGGCCAAACCGGAAAACAAACCGACCCTCGAAGAGCTGCTGGAAATCCTCGTCGAGCAAGCCCTCGTCGTGCAGCCGCGCAGCGGCAATGACCTCTCTATCTTCATGCGTTTGCTCGGTCTGGCGTTCAGTCAGAGCCAGGGCCACTTGCGGCGTTATCTGGAAGACATGTACGGCAAGGTGTTCCGTCGCTACATGATGCTGGTCAACGAAGCCGCGCCGCGTATCCCGCCGATCGAACTGTTCTGGCGCGTGCATTTCATGCTCGGCGCTGCCGCGTTCAGCATGTCCGGGATCAAGGCTTTGCGCGCGATTGCCGAGACCGATTTCGGCGTCAACACCTCCATCGAACAAGTGATGCGTCTGATGGTGCCGTTCCTCGCGGCTGGCATGCGCGCCGAAACCGGCGTGACCGACACGGCCATGGCCACCGCGCAGCTCCGTCCGCGAAGCAAATCGGCACCGCTTGCCGCCAAGGTTTAA
- the lexA gene encoding transcriptional repressor LexA produces MLKLTPRQAEILAFIKRCLDDNGYPPTRAEIAQELGFKSPNAAEEHLKALARKGAIEMTPGASRGIRIPGFEAKADESTLPIIGRVAAGAPILAQQHIEESCNINPTFFHPRADYLLRVHGMSMKDVGIFDGDLLAVHTTREARNGQIVVARIGDEVTVKRFKRDGSKVWLIAENPEFAPIEVNLKDQELVIEGLSVGVIRR; encoded by the coding sequence ATGCTAAAGCTGACGCCACGCCAAGCAGAGATTCTGGCCTTCATCAAACGCTGCCTCGACGATAACGGCTACCCGCCTACTCGTGCGGAAATCGCCCAGGAACTGGGTTTCAAGTCGCCCAATGCCGCCGAAGAACACCTCAAGGCCCTGGCTCGCAAGGGCGCGATCGAGATGACGCCTGGCGCCTCTCGCGGTATTCGTATTCCCGGTTTCGAAGCCAAGGCTGACGAATCGACCCTGCCGATCATTGGCCGTGTCGCCGCCGGCGCGCCGATCCTCGCGCAGCAACACATCGAAGAGTCCTGCAACATCAATCCGACCTTCTTCCATCCCCGTGCCGACTACCTGTTGCGGGTCCACGGCATGAGCATGAAAGACGTCGGCATTTTCGACGGCGATCTGTTGGCCGTGCACACCACTCGTGAAGCCCGCAATGGCCAGATCGTGGTAGCGCGGATTGGCGATGAAGTCACCGTCAAGCGCTTCAAGCGTGATGGCAGCAAGGTCTGGCTGATTGCCGAAAACCCTGAGTTCGCCCCAATTGAAGTCAACCTGAAAGATCAGGAACTGGTGATCGAAGGCTTGAGTGTCGGCGTGATTCGCCGCTAA
- the sulA gene encoding SOS-induced cell division inhibitor SulA — MQFPHTPQQAQLPLFEAFMAQPLAPILKDVVESPWSAEPDVFSELSLRGAAGSCLNLLAPILRELSQDQDARWLTLIAPPASLTQAWLRDAGLNRERILLLQPRGAQSAQQLTCEALRLGRSHTVVSWLNPLNTATRQQLISAARIGDAQSLNIRLG; from the coding sequence ATGCAGTTCCCACATACACCACAGCAAGCCCAATTGCCGTTGTTCGAGGCGTTCATGGCCCAACCGCTGGCGCCGATCCTGAAAGACGTGGTCGAGTCGCCCTGGAGCGCCGAGCCCGATGTTTTCAGCGAACTGTCGCTGCGTGGTGCAGCGGGGAGCTGCCTGAACCTTCTGGCGCCGATTCTCCGAGAATTGAGCCAGGACCAGGACGCAAGATGGCTGACTCTGATCGCCCCGCCCGCCAGCCTGACCCAAGCCTGGCTGCGGGACGCCGGGCTGAACCGCGAACGCATTCTGCTGCTGCAACCGCGCGGCGCTCAGAGTGCGCAACAGCTGACGTGCGAAGCGTTGCGACTGGGCCGCAGTCACACGGTGGTCAGCTGGCTCAACCCGCTGAACACAGCCACACGGCAGCAGTTGATCAGCGCCGCCCGCATTGGGGACGCTCAGAGCCTGAATATTCGTTTGGGTTGA
- a CDS encoding DUF6586 family protein yields the protein MAHELYTRTNQKIYFAGLSLEALARAEEGRAMNSLALIQAGRESALFHLYGALLGLCHEIAGFYRLPQANAPRAEMLLTREVLDAIAIPEMAEMIELAGNSETWLAKLLAAHAALFQPPRVPHKPKGDVTQPLIMAVNLDEEETPQELSREELESWRQNLKGLAIRFREGLNEC from the coding sequence ATGGCCCACGAACTCTATACACGTACCAACCAGAAGATTTATTTCGCCGGCCTTTCGCTTGAAGCGCTGGCCAGGGCCGAAGAGGGGCGGGCGATGAACTCGCTGGCGCTGATCCAGGCCGGGCGCGAATCCGCGCTGTTTCACCTGTACGGTGCATTGCTCGGGTTGTGCCATGAAATCGCCGGTTTCTACCGTTTACCTCAAGCCAATGCGCCCCGGGCCGAGATGCTGTTGACCCGAGAAGTGCTGGACGCCATTGCCATTCCGGAAATGGCCGAGATGATCGAGTTGGCGGGTAATTCGGAAACCTGGCTGGCCAAATTGCTCGCGGCCCACGCCGCTCTTTTCCAGCCGCCACGGGTGCCACACAAACCCAAGGGCGATGTGACGCAGCCGCTGATCATGGCAGTCAATTTGGACGAAGAAGAAACACCGCAAGAGCTGAGTCGCGAGGAGTTGGAGAGCTGGCGTCAGAACCTCAAAGGTCTGGCAATTCGCTTCCGTGAAGGTTTGAACGAGTGCTAA